In a single window of the Pedococcus dokdonensis genome:
- a CDS encoding GatB/YqeY domain-containing protein yields the protein MSEQSLKATVRDDLTDAIRQRDQVRSGTLRLALTAITNEEVSGTVARELSDDEVLKVLAKEAKKRKEAATAYADANRPELAAQEEAELAVLETYLPAQLSDEELADIVATAIAQTGATGMPQLGQVMKVAQGVVAGRADGGRVAAAAKQALSQG from the coding sequence ATGAGCGAGCAGAGCCTCAAGGCCACCGTCCGGGACGACCTCACCGACGCCATCCGCCAGCGCGACCAGGTGCGCTCCGGCACGCTGCGGCTCGCCCTCACCGCCATCACCAACGAAGAGGTGTCCGGCACCGTGGCGCGCGAGCTCAGCGACGACGAGGTCCTCAAGGTGCTCGCCAAGGAGGCCAAGAAGCGCAAGGAGGCCGCGACCGCCTACGCCGACGCGAACCGTCCCGAGCTGGCCGCGCAGGAGGAGGCCGAGCTGGCGGTCCTCGAGACCTACCTGCCCGCACAGCTCTCCGACGAGGAACTCGCGGACATCGTCGCCACGGCGATCGCGCAGACCGGAGCGACCGGTATGCCGCAGCTCGGCCAGGTCATGAAGGTCGCCCAGGGCGTCGTGGCCGGCCGCGCCGACGGTG
- a CDS encoding MarR family winged helix-turn-helix transcriptional regulator encodes MSTSKAPADTQAEHAGEEPRWLTDEERDTWLEVATISLQLPGLLDAQLQRDSGLSLFEYLTLSWLSMATDRQMRMGELALLARGSMSRLSNVVKRLESRGFVRREPDPANGRYTLAILTESGWDKVVEAAPGHVAAVRRYVLDPLTGEQVGELQVIGGRIAERIRAGLIGEVSGEADCCE; translated from the coding sequence ATGTCCACCAGCAAGGCGCCAGCCGACACCCAGGCCGAGCACGCGGGTGAAGAGCCGCGCTGGCTGACGGACGAGGAGCGCGACACCTGGCTCGAGGTGGCGACCATCTCGCTCCAGCTTCCCGGCCTGCTCGACGCCCAGCTCCAGCGCGACAGCGGCCTCAGCCTGTTCGAGTACCTGACGCTGTCCTGGCTGTCGATGGCGACGGACCGTCAGATGCGCATGGGCGAGTTGGCGCTGCTGGCCCGGGGCTCGATGTCGCGCTTGTCCAACGTCGTCAAGCGTCTCGAGAGTCGTGGGTTCGTCCGTCGCGAGCCGGATCCGGCCAACGGCCGGTACACCTTGGCGATCCTCACCGAGAGCGGTTGGGACAAGGTGGTCGAGGCAGCCCCCGGGCATGTCGCCGCGGTGCGCCGCTACGTGCTCGACCCGCTGACGGGGGAGCAGGTCGGCGAGCTCCAGGTCATCGGCGGACGGATCGCCGAGCGGATCCGTGCCGGGCTGATCGGCGAGGTCTCGGGCGAGGCCGACTGCTGCGAATGA
- a CDS encoding metallophosphoesterase: protein MNTTVGTALGTVAGVAALGVAGVGYAAVVERNWFALRRFTVPVLAPGTPPLRVLQVSDLHLVPRQHRRIEWVRGLAALSPDLVVNSGDNLAALDAVPGALHAMEPLFAFPGVFVMGSNDYYAPVKKNPARYLTRKHAEAPRGRVTLPIEDLRAGFRAGGWVDLDNARTTLRLGGTEVELVGTDDAHIRMDSYDAVSGPASSTAAVTIGVTHAPYQRVLDPMVEDGARLLIAGHTHGGQLALPFYGALVTNCDLPTNRAKGVSRWWPGAGSAPSSAAPADAAWLHVSAGLGTSPYAPVRFCCRPEATLLTLVPRA from the coding sequence ATGAACACCACTGTGGGCACCGCGCTGGGCACGGTCGCCGGCGTCGCCGCGCTCGGCGTGGCGGGCGTCGGGTACGCCGCCGTGGTGGAGCGGAACTGGTTCGCGCTGCGCCGGTTCACGGTGCCCGTGCTGGCGCCCGGGACGCCGCCCCTACGGGTGCTGCAGGTCTCGGACCTGCACCTCGTGCCGCGGCAGCACCGCCGGATCGAGTGGGTGCGCGGGCTCGCTGCGCTCTCCCCCGACCTGGTGGTCAACTCCGGCGACAACCTCGCCGCGCTCGACGCCGTGCCGGGGGCGTTGCACGCGATGGAGCCGTTGTTCGCGTTCCCCGGCGTGTTCGTCATGGGGTCGAACGACTACTACGCGCCGGTGAAGAAGAACCCCGCGCGCTACCTGACCCGCAAGCACGCGGAGGCGCCGCGCGGACGGGTGACGCTGCCGATCGAGGACCTGCGAGCCGGGTTCCGGGCCGGCGGGTGGGTCGACCTCGACAACGCGCGCACGACGCTGCGCCTCGGTGGCACCGAGGTCGAGCTGGTCGGCACCGACGACGCCCACATCCGGATGGACTCCTACGACGCGGTCTCCGGCCCCGCCTCCTCCACCGCCGCGGTGACGATCGGGGTGACGCACGCGCCGTACCAGCGGGTGCTCGACCCCATGGTCGAGGACGGCGCCCGCCTGCTGATCGCCGGCCACACGCACGGCGGCCAGCTCGCGCTGCCGTTCTACGGCGCCCTCGTCACCAACTGCGACCTGCCCACGAACCGCGCCAAGGGGGTCTCGCGCTGGTGGCCGGGGGCCGGCTCGGCTCCGTCGTCCGCGGCGCCCGCCGACGCCGCCTGGCTGCACGTGTCGGCCGGGCTCGGCACCTCGCCCTACGCACCGGTGCGGTTCTGCTGCCGTCCCGAGGCGACCCTGCTGACCCTGGTCCCGCGCGCCTGA